In Flavobacteriales bacterium, one genomic interval encodes:
- the rsmI gene encoding 16S rRNA (cytidine(1402)-2'-O)-methyltransferase: MSTASRSSLTLVPTPIGNLDDITLRAQKVLAEVDAIVAEDTRVSGRLMQHLGITRPFISFHTHNEHRMVDQLVQRMRSGERFALVSDAGTPGISDPGFLLVRAAIENDITVECLPGATAFVPALVNSGLPCDRFVFEGFLPVKKGRRTRLEELRSVTRTIVFYESPHRVLRSLKDLAEVLGSDRRASVSRELSKLHEETVRGTLEELSAHFTAKEPRGEFVIVVEGRDS; this comes from the coding sequence GTGAGCACCGCATCAAGATCTTCGCTAACACTGGTTCCGACGCCCATCGGTAACCTGGATGATATCACCCTGCGTGCACAGAAAGTATTGGCCGAGGTCGATGCAATCGTTGCGGAGGATACGCGAGTTAGCGGTCGGTTGATGCAGCACCTGGGAATTACCAGACCGTTCATCAGTTTTCATACGCACAACGAACACCGCATGGTAGATCAGTTGGTTCAGCGCATGCGATCGGGCGAGCGGTTCGCATTGGTGAGTGATGCAGGCACACCGGGCATCAGCGATCCCGGTTTTCTTCTGGTACGCGCAGCAATAGAAAATGACATCACCGTAGAATGTCTCCCCGGCGCAACAGCCTTCGTACCAGCGTTGGTCAACAGTGGCCTGCCATGCGACCGGTTCGTGTTCGAGGGATTCCTCCCCGTAAAAAAAGGACGAAGAACCCGATTGGAAGAATTGCGTTCCGTAACACGTACCATCGTCTTCTACGAAAGCCCACACCGCGTTCTACGCAGCTTAAAAGACCTCGCCGAAGTACTGGGCAGTGACCGCAGAGCAAGCGTTTCCCGCGAGCTAAGCAAACTACACGAAGAAACCGTTCGCGGCACGTTGGAGGAACTCAGTGCACACTTTACAGCAAAAGAACCCCGCGGAGAATTCGTGATCGTAGTTGAAGGAAGGGATAGTTGA
- a CDS encoding glycosyltransferase family 9 protein, whose product MERSPERIILSRTDSIGDVMLTLPLAGLLKQWFPNIHITFLGRSYTAPILRCCEHVDSILTMEELEANNTADAVAKLRDLHADAIVHVFPEQRVAQWAKKAAIPIRIGTSHRWWHWFTANERVSFSRKNSDLHEAQLNVKLLAPFGITDQPSISELAALTGFRRIAPDRTVSDLVRSDRKCVILHPRSKGSAAEWGLDRFTELIELLDPEVYQVIITGTASEASEYRYGLPVHLPHVTDTGGKLNLDQLIALIGASDALIAASTGPLHIAAACGVKAIGLYPTQRPMHPGRWSPLGKDVHVLVNETAKELDVNKQVHAILPSEVLKVLSAN is encoded by the coding sequence GTGGAACGATCTCCTGAACGTATTATTCTAAGCCGGACCGACAGCATTGGCGACGTTATGTTGACGTTGCCGTTAGCTGGTCTGCTGAAACAGTGGTTCCCGAACATTCACATAACGTTCTTGGGACGCAGTTACACAGCACCTATACTTCGTTGTTGCGAGCATGTCGATTCCATTCTCACCATGGAAGAACTGGAGGCGAACAACACAGCGGATGCCGTTGCGAAACTTCGTGACCTGCATGCGGATGCGATCGTGCATGTTTTCCCCGAACAACGCGTTGCGCAATGGGCCAAGAAAGCAGCAATACCCATTCGCATCGGCACAAGCCATCGGTGGTGGCATTGGTTCACTGCGAATGAGCGTGTTTCCTTCAGCCGAAAGAACAGTGATCTGCACGAAGCACAACTCAATGTGAAGTTACTCGCTCCATTCGGGATCACTGACCAGCCAAGCATTTCTGAATTAGCCGCACTCACCGGCTTCAGAAGAATTGCTCCGGACAGAACGGTATCCGATCTAGTTCGAAGCGACAGAAAATGTGTGATCCTGCACCCACGTTCAAAAGGCAGTGCTGCGGAATGGGGGCTTGATCGCTTCACGGAACTGATCGAGCTATTGGACCCGGAGGTATACCAAGTGATCATAACAGGCACAGCATCCGAAGCCAGCGAATACCGCTATGGTCTACCGGTACACTTGCCGCATGTTACCGACACCGGCGGAAAACTGAACCTCGATCAATTGATCGCGTTGATCGGTGCTAGCGATGCATTGATCGCTGCCAGTACAGGACCACTGCATATTGCTGCGGCCTGCGGTGTTAAAGCCATTGGCCTTTACCCAACGCAACGGCCAATGCACCCTGGAAGATGGTCGCCGCTTGGCAAGGATGTTCACGTGTTGGTGAATGAAACTGCGAAGGAACTTGACGTCAATAAACAAGTTCACGCGATCTTGCCTTCCGAAGTGCTCAAGGTTCTATCCGCGAACTAG
- a CDS encoding bifunctional UDP-N-acetylmuramoyl-tripeptide:D-alanyl-D-alanine ligase/alanine racemase: MATRGHRLSAIAAALGVAYDQMGEDPLIEHISIDSRKPYPPESTLFIALHGERHDGHAYLNELADRGMRYFLVNASSTVDLPFPVLRVRDTLRALQRLAGWHRAHFRAPVVGITGSNGKTVVKEWLYQLLRGKEHIVRSPGSWNSQVGVPLSVWELGPEHTLGLFEAGISKRGEMERLRSVIRPTIGVITNVGPAHGENFKDDHEKAVEKLGLFHDVDVLIYCADHKVIAEALERTGLAQRVTELGWSRENSGWLHVLHEETLQDRTLITVSRANDQFTFEIPFTDHASVENVLHCVALLLHLGHDPAWIAERTPHLTPVAMRLEVLDGVNGTTLINDAYSNDEASFAIALDHLGMVAQGRPKTVVLTDMIESGGNALSLYQRVADRMIRSGVERVIGIGPQLNAHRALFPSASLFFADTTSALNGVDTAAFAGHAILIKGARTFALERLVQHWQRQVHGTVLEIDLEAVRHNLNHYRGLISPPTRTMAMVKAFGYGSGALELARLFAHEQVHYLGVAYADEGVELRQNGIRLPILVMNPEPVPFEALQRFRLEAEVFDLRSLDEAERMIQQHGEAPPIHIKLDTGMHRLGFTAHELPELIDRLRQNRKLNIVGIFSHLAASEDPALDAFTREQIASFTNMADAICDVVDTVPLRHIANTASISRFPKAHFDMVRLGIGLHGIASSAHEMAALRTTTTLQSPIAQLKTLAPGDTVGYGRTWKADSVVRIATLPIGYADGLSRRLSNGKGRVWINGRAAPIVGNVCMDMVMVDVTTIPCSSDDMAIIFSPDHPVTELAKDMDTIPYEVLTSIAPRVKRVYLHG; the protein is encoded by the coding sequence ATGGCCACGCGCGGTCATCGACTTTCGGCCATTGCCGCAGCGCTTGGTGTGGCTTACGACCAGATGGGTGAAGACCCGTTGATCGAACACATCAGCATTGATTCACGGAAACCGTATCCACCGGAAAGCACCTTGTTCATTGCCTTGCACGGTGAGCGCCATGATGGACACGCCTACCTGAATGAACTCGCTGACCGCGGGATGCGTTACTTTCTCGTGAATGCAAGTTCGACCGTTGACCTGCCTTTTCCTGTGTTGCGTGTCCGCGATACGCTTCGCGCATTGCAGCGTTTAGCAGGTTGGCATCGCGCACATTTCCGTGCACCGGTCGTGGGAATTACCGGAAGTAATGGCAAGACCGTTGTGAAGGAATGGCTGTATCAGCTCTTGCGTGGAAAAGAACATATTGTACGCAGTCCGGGCAGCTGGAATTCCCAAGTAGGTGTACCCTTGAGCGTTTGGGAATTAGGTCCGGAACATACGCTCGGTCTCTTTGAGGCAGGCATTAGCAAGCGCGGTGAAATGGAGCGTTTGCGATCCGTGATCCGGCCTACCATTGGAGTGATCACCAACGTTGGTCCAGCGCATGGTGAGAATTTCAAGGACGACCACGAAAAAGCAGTGGAGAAGCTCGGCTTGTTCCACGATGTGGATGTTCTCATTTACTGTGCGGATCATAAGGTGATCGCAGAGGCATTGGAACGGACGGGACTTGCACAACGGGTAACGGAGCTCGGCTGGTCGCGTGAGAATTCAGGATGGTTGCATGTGCTGCACGAAGAAACGCTCCAGGACAGAACGCTGATCACGGTAAGCAGAGCGAATGATCAATTCACATTCGAGATCCCGTTCACGGATCACGCTTCGGTGGAAAATGTTCTGCACTGCGTTGCACTGTTGCTGCACCTTGGTCACGATCCGGCTTGGATAGCGGAACGCACACCGCACCTAACGCCCGTGGCGATGCGTCTTGAGGTATTGGATGGCGTGAACGGCACCACCTTGATCAACGATGCGTACAGCAATGATGAAGCCTCGTTCGCAATAGCGCTGGACCATTTAGGCATGGTTGCCCAAGGCAGGCCAAAGACCGTGGTGCTTACGGACATGATCGAGAGCGGCGGGAACGCTTTATCGTTGTATCAGCGCGTAGCGGATCGCATGATCCGTTCGGGTGTTGAACGTGTGATCGGAATAGGTCCTCAACTGAATGCACATCGTGCCTTGTTCCCTTCGGCATCACTTTTTTTCGCGGATACGACCAGTGCTTTGAATGGTGTGGATACTGCAGCTTTTGCCGGCCACGCGATCCTGATCAAGGGTGCCCGCACATTCGCGTTGGAACGGTTGGTCCAGCACTGGCAGCGCCAAGTTCATGGAACCGTGTTGGAGATCGACCTGGAAGCAGTACGCCATAACCTGAATCATTACAGAGGGTTGATCTCACCACCGACGCGTACCATGGCGATGGTAAAGGCATTCGGTTATGGAAGTGGGGCATTGGAGCTGGCCCGTTTGTTCGCACATGAACAGGTACATTACCTCGGCGTAGCGTATGCGGATGAAGGGGTCGAACTTCGGCAGAACGGTATTCGCTTGCCCATTCTGGTGATGAACCCCGAACCCGTTCCCTTTGAAGCGCTCCAACGTTTCCGATTGGAAGCCGAAGTGTTCGATCTGCGTTCGTTGGATGAAGCGGAACGGATGATCCAGCAACATGGTGAAGCACCACCGATCCACATCAAACTGGATACCGGCATGCACCGCTTGGGATTTACTGCGCATGAGCTGCCCGAATTGATCGACCGTTTAAGACAGAACAGGAAGTTGAACATCGTTGGGATCTTCTCGCATTTGGCAGCAAGTGAGGATCCTGCATTGGATGCATTCACGCGTGAACAGATCGCATCGTTCACGAACATGGCGGATGCGATCTGTGACGTGGTGGACACTGTTCCATTAAGACACATCGCTAATACAGCAAGTATCTCGCGCTTCCCCAAAGCCCATTTTGATATGGTGCGTCTTGGCATTGGCCTTCATGGAATTGCATCATCCGCGCACGAAATGGCGGCATTGCGAACGACAACGACCTTACAGTCACCGATCGCGCAACTGAAGACATTGGCTCCTGGTGACACCGTTGGTTATGGACGAACGTGGAAAGCGGACAGCGTGGTACGGATCGCAACACTTCCGATCGGTTATGCCGATGGGCTTAGCAGGCGGCTCAGCAATGGAAAAGGTCGTGTGTGGATCAATGGCAGAGCCGCTCCGATCGTTGGGAACGTATGCATGGATATGGTCATGGTCGACGTTACCACTATACCGTGTTCGTCGGATGACATGGCGATCATATTCAGCCCGGACCATCCGGTAACGGAATTGGCCAAGGACATGGATACGATCCCGTATGAAGTTCTTACCTCAATTGCACCGCGCGTGAAACGGGTGTACTTGCACGGGTAG
- a CDS encoding S8 family serine peptidase produces MKQFFAFALIVLSFLVPNSARSQGPSIVPGDIMIMLTPGANVNQIVTDLEAIKGIPTGLRVEGIISEPMRAWLLHFDAVDIDQNLMLRELRRHPLVQLAQNNHVVKDRIVPNDTQYAQQWHHQNIDSETAWDISTGGVTATGDTIVVCIIEDADLPHADLIGNAWFNHAEIPNNSIDDDGNGYVDDFRGWNTPGGNDDVYGGGHGTQVAGMIGASGNNSIGVAGANWNVKMMVVDYGGVQEAAVVAAYTYPWVMRRRYNQSNGAEGAFVVATNASWGVDGGDPADAPLWCAIYDSLGAQGVLNCGATSNSNVNIDVIGDLPTACASDFMISVTATNASDNRTFSGYGLTTIDVGAPGEDVRTTSQGDGYGSTSGTSFASPLTAGVIGLLYSAPCSSLMSLVSGDPEAGALYIRQVLFDGTEQVGNLAGQTVTGGRISAGNSIQLIMNGCGTCPSPYNLAAANPLIGEATMSWSSTAGTVFDLQYRPVGTPTWELVSGLTSPQYTASDILACIQYEFQVRVDCGSEMSEFSSSYVFLSEGCCSVPSSLALTSTTANSAVVSWPGVAAAVTYDLQYALQGTTDWTIVPGLTTTPYTLPGLDGCTPYQVQIRSTCSGEQSDWSDALLFTTADCGDCVDLSYCPSAGGTDEEFIESVAVGGISNTSGNDGGYGDFSGQSTPMYIGQTYSITLTPGYSGFQYGEWFSVYMDFNADGIFNVLERVYNATATTTAAITGDITIPLTALPGIVRMRVIMQYQSEIASGCEATFEFGEVEDYCVLLTGDVGVDQIAEGTTINVFPAPADAEVIFELGSEQDLKDLILSIHDASGRKVADQRVRTGRNACRTAAFANGTYTYLIGNSDTELARGKLVVVH; encoded by the coding sequence ATGAAGCAATTCTTCGCGTTCGCCTTGATCGTTCTTTCCTTTTTGGTGCCTAATTCCGCTCGGTCACAAGGGCCTTCCATCGTTCCTGGCGACATCATGATCATGCTGACTCCTGGCGCTAATGTGAACCAAATCGTAACCGATCTGGAAGCGATCAAAGGCATACCGACCGGATTAAGAGTAGAAGGTATCATCAGCGAACCCATGCGTGCATGGTTATTGCATTTTGATGCGGTGGACATTGATCAGAACCTGATGTTGCGCGAATTGCGGAGGCACCCACTTGTGCAACTGGCACAGAACAACCATGTTGTTAAAGATCGCATTGTGCCGAATGATACACAATATGCTCAGCAATGGCATCACCAGAACATTGATAGTGAAACCGCTTGGGATATCAGTACAGGAGGCGTAACGGCCACCGGCGATACCATTGTGGTATGCATCATCGAGGATGCTGATCTGCCGCATGCCGACCTCATTGGAAATGCGTGGTTCAACCATGCAGAGATCCCCAACAACAGTATCGATGACGATGGCAATGGCTACGTTGATGATTTCCGGGGATGGAATACACCAGGAGGTAATGATGATGTCTATGGCGGCGGGCACGGAACCCAAGTGGCCGGAATGATCGGTGCATCCGGCAACAATTCAATTGGCGTTGCAGGAGCGAATTGGAACGTAAAAATGATGGTGGTGGATTATGGTGGCGTGCAAGAAGCTGCCGTAGTAGCTGCATACACCTATCCGTGGGTAATGCGCCGTAGGTATAACCAGAGCAATGGTGCCGAAGGTGCCTTCGTTGTAGCAACGAATGCAAGCTGGGGCGTCGATGGTGGCGACCCGGCTGATGCACCATTGTGGTGTGCGATCTATGACTCACTTGGGGCTCAAGGTGTCCTTAACTGCGGGGCTACATCCAATTCGAACGTGAACATAGATGTCATCGGTGACCTACCCACTGCATGTGCTAGCGATTTCATGATCAGTGTTACCGCTACCAATGCTTCCGACAACAGGACCTTTTCCGGTTATGGTCTAACCACGATCGATGTTGGTGCTCCAGGTGAAGATGTGCGGACCACCTCACAAGGCGATGGCTACGGATCCACATCCGGAACTTCCTTTGCCAGTCCATTGACAGCAGGTGTGATCGGGTTGTTGTACAGCGCACCTTGTTCTTCGCTAATGAGCTTGGTTTCCGGTGATCCTGAGGCAGGGGCATTGTACATCAGGCAGGTCTTGTTCGATGGCACCGAACAAGTTGGTAATCTGGCCGGACAAACAGTAACCGGTGGGCGCATCAGCGCAGGTAACAGCATACAGTTGATCATGAATGGATGTGGTACTTGTCCTTCACCGTACAACCTTGCTGCTGCAAACCCGTTGATCGGCGAAGCCACTATGTCCTGGAGTTCAACAGCGGGAACCGTCTTCGATCTTCAATACCGACCGGTAGGAACGCCCACTTGGGAACTGGTGTCCGGATTAACATCACCGCAGTACACCGCAAGTGATATTCTAGCATGCATCCAATATGAATTCCAAGTACGGGTCGATTGCGGTTCGGAAATGAGTGAATTCAGCTCTTCCTATGTATTCCTTTCAGAAGGCTGCTGTAGCGTGCCGAGCAGCCTCGCACTTACCAGTACTACCGCAAATTCAGCAGTGGTCTCTTGGCCTGGAGTGGCTGCAGCTGTCACGTACGACCTACAATATGCATTGCAAGGAACCACCGATTGGACCATTGTGCCCGGGCTAACTACAACGCCATACACCCTCCCGGGATTGGATGGATGCACACCTTATCAAGTTCAGATCCGAAGCACATGCAGCGGCGAACAAAGTGACTGGTCCGATGCATTGCTTTTCACGACTGCGGATTGTGGTGATTGCGTGGACCTGAGCTATTGCCCTTCAGCCGGTGGTACGGATGAAGAATTCATAGAGAGTGTCGCGGTCGGTGGCATTTCAAATACGTCCGGTAACGATGGTGGGTATGGCGATTTCTCTGGCCAGAGCACACCGATGTACATTGGACAGACCTACTCCATTACGCTTACGCCCGGATATAGCGGTTTCCAATACGGTGAATGGTTCTCTGTCTATATGGACTTCAATGCCGATGGGATATTCAACGTCTTGGAGCGCGTCTACAATGCAACAGCTACGACCACTGCTGCGATCACTGGCGACATCACCATTCCATTGACCGCGTTACCTGGTATCGTTCGCATGCGCGTCATCATGCAATATCAATCAGAGATCGCGAGCGGATGTGAGGCTACATTCGAGTTTGGCGAAGTAGAGGATTATTGCGTGTTATTGACCGGGGATGTTGGCGTTGACCAGATCGCGGAGGGCACCACGATCAACGTATTCCCAGCTCCAGCGGATGCAGAGGTCATATTCGAACTTGGCAGCGAGCAGGACTTGAAGGATCTTATCCTAAGCATTCACGATGCCAGTGGCAGAAAAGTGGCTGACCAACGCGTTCGTACAGGACGGAATGCTTGTCGTACTGCTGCATTCGCCAATGGAACCTATACCTACCTCATTGGCAATTCGGATACTGAGCTGGCACGCGGCAAGCTCGTCGTGGTGCATTGA
- a CDS encoding glycosyltransferase family 2 protein: MTVISAVIITRNEARNIQRCISSLKNVADEVIVVDAESDDGTRELAKQLGAEVHVRTWTNYSDQKNFANSLAKNSYILSMDADEALSPELEASLLQLKQKQLDAVYSVSRYTNYCGHWVKHGGWYPDAKVRLFPKKDTRWEGAHVHETLVLPKGMKEVRLRGDLLHYSYHTIADHKNRIQRYSTLHAQSMFENGRKAGVVKRWSSPVAKFIQGYLFQLGFLDGWAGWKIATLSARAVYLKYSKLSQLNRGGTIS; this comes from the coding sequence ATGACAGTGATATCCGCAGTGATCATAACCCGCAACGAGGCACGAAATATTCAGCGCTGTATTTCTTCGCTGAAGAATGTTGCGGACGAGGTTATCGTGGTCGATGCCGAAAGTGATGATGGAACACGTGAACTGGCCAAGCAACTTGGTGCTGAAGTTCATGTTCGCACGTGGACGAACTATAGCGATCAAAAGAATTTCGCGAACAGCTTGGCCAAGAATTCCTACATCCTTTCCATGGATGCCGATGAAGCACTTTCACCTGAATTGGAGGCTTCCTTATTGCAGCTGAAGCAAAAACAATTGGACGCAGTTTACAGCGTGAGCCGCTACACGAACTATTGTGGGCACTGGGTAAAACACGGCGGATGGTATCCCGATGCGAAGGTGCGTTTGTTCCCAAAGAAAGATACGCGCTGGGAAGGTGCTCACGTTCACGAAACGTTGGTCTTACCGAAAGGAATGAAAGAAGTACGGCTTCGCGGAGATCTATTGCATTACTCCTACCACACGATCGCGGACCACAAGAACAGGATACAGCGTTACAGCACCTTGCACGCGCAAAGCATGTTCGAGAATGGTCGTAAGGCCGGTGTTGTAAAACGATGGAGTTCACCGGTTGCCAAGTTCATTCAGGGCTACCTCTTTCAACTCGGGTTCCTGGATGGATGGGCCGGTTGGAAGATCGCCACACTTTCCGCACGAGCTGTTTATTTGAAGTATTCCAAACTATCCCAATTGAATCGCGGTGGAACGATCTCCTGA
- a CDS encoding thymidine kinase, which translates to MFLEHTGIHTQRKGWIEVICGSMFSGKTEELIRRLRRAEFAKQRVEIFKPSVDTRYAEADVVSHDATTIRSTPVPNSSNLLLLASDVQVVGIDEAQFFDAGLPLVCQQLADQGVRVIAAGLDMDFQGNPFGPMPQLMATAEYVTKVHAICMRCGELATFSHRTTASQELIVLGETDSYEPLCRTCFVNAHRTEAVERTPDKAQR; encoded by the coding sequence ATGTTCTTGGAGCACACCGGAATACACACGCAGCGGAAGGGTTGGATCGAAGTGATATGCGGCAGCATGTTCTCCGGAAAGACCGAGGAATTGATCCGCAGATTGCGCCGTGCAGAATTTGCGAAACAACGCGTTGAGATCTTCAAACCCAGCGTGGATACACGGTATGCGGAGGCCGATGTGGTAAGTCATGATGCGACGACCATCCGCAGCACGCCCGTACCCAACAGTAGCAATCTGCTCTTGCTGGCCTCGGATGTGCAGGTTGTCGGTATCGATGAAGCGCAGTTCTTCGATGCAGGTCTTCCGTTGGTCTGTCAGCAACTCGCGGATCAAGGTGTGCGGGTGATCGCAGCTGGGCTCGACATGGATTTTCAAGGAAATCCGTTCGGCCCTATGCCTCAATTAATGGCTACGGCGGAATACGTGACCAAGGTGCATGCGATCTGCATGCGCTGCGGGGAATTGGCCACGTTCAGCCATCGCACCACGGCCAGTCAGGAGTTGATCGTGCTCGGTGAAACCGATAGTTATGAGCCATTGTGCCGTACGTGTTTCGTGAACGCACATCGCACCGAAGCCGTGGAGCGAACACCCGATAAAGCGCAACGCTGA
- a CDS encoding zinc-binding dehydrogenase has protein sequence MPKAYTLVKHGNTKEAFVLQDHPSKPIGPNDIRIQVEGFGLNFADVMAVKGMYREAPPLPSVIGYEVVGRVTECGSAVSKEMMDQRVVSMTRFGGYAEEVVTDHRAAARIPDSMPIGEAAALATQGCTAWYAARILAPVRKGDRVLVHSAAGGVGQLLTQLAVHSGCEVFAVGSGAEKRTYLQSLGAHHIIDRSIGDPHDQLRKALGKNRLDVSFNAVGGSSFKQDMELLGSGSRLVLFGGAERGSIGGFGTLRFVWRMGLMLPIFLMMKSKSILGINMLRISENKPEIVAECLHAMVHAHATGVIRPHVYKEYDAKQLVEAHIALEGGKTMGKVVLRW, from the coding sequence ATGCCCAAAGCCTATACGCTCGTCAAACACGGAAATACAAAAGAAGCATTTGTCCTACAAGATCATCCGAGCAAACCCATTGGGCCCAACGACATTCGCATTCAAGTTGAAGGCTTCGGATTGAACTTCGCCGACGTTATGGCCGTAAAAGGAATGTACCGCGAAGCACCTCCATTGCCCAGTGTGATCGGATATGAAGTTGTTGGTCGTGTTACCGAATGTGGCTCTGCTGTATCCAAAGAAATGATGGACCAACGCGTGGTATCCATGACGCGGTTCGGCGGTTATGCGGAAGAAGTGGTAACTGATCACCGCGCCGCAGCGCGTATTCCGGACAGCATGCCGATCGGCGAAGCAGCAGCCTTGGCGACACAAGGGTGTACGGCGTGGTATGCAGCGCGTATTCTGGCGCCGGTGCGTAAAGGAGATCGTGTATTGGTACACAGCGCGGCAGGTGGAGTAGGGCAGCTGTTAACCCAACTGGCGGTACACAGTGGCTGCGAAGTATTCGCTGTTGGAAGTGGAGCGGAGAAGCGCACGTACCTGCAAAGCTTGGGCGCGCACCACATCATTGATCGCAGCATTGGTGATCCTCATGATCAGCTACGAAAAGCACTTGGAAAAAATCGCCTCGACGTGAGCTTCAATGCCGTTGGCGGGTCCTCCTTCAAACAGGATATGGAACTATTGGGAAGTGGCAGTCGGTTGGTCTTGTTCGGTGGCGCGGAACGTGGTTCGATCGGTGGCTTCGGCACATTGCGTTTTGTTTGGCGCATGGGACTCATGCTCCCGATCTTTTTGATGATGAAAAGCAAAAGCATCCTCGGCATCAACATGCTACGCATCAGCGAGAACAAACCAGAGATCGTTGCTGAATGCCTTCATGCAATGGTTCATGCCCATGCAACGGGTGTGATCCGCCCGCACGTGTACAAGGAGTATGATGCCAAACAATTGGTTGAAGCCCACATTGCATTGGAAGGCGGCAAGACGATGGGTAAGGTGGTGCTGCGCTGGTGA
- a CDS encoding M28 family peptidase, with product MIRTWLICVVVSTTVVNAQPRSEVLANARHVVDALTDPVFHGRGYVSNGDGLASTWIAKEYARIGLGMFGTGYQQPFEFNVNSFPDTVKVAVDGVRLVSGVNLIVDPASGKASGKFDLVHYTLEELDDAAQSDALLEAITGRAVCLRFASTKNADTLRMQAEWKAELMQICPVIVPVEGKLTWSVAQEERTFPLIEIKAAKILSTTKSIELAITNKFLLAHKAENVLGIIKGTSDEWIIISAHYDHLGEMGPDALFPGANDNASGVAMLLGLAEWFKAHPPEHNLLFIAFAGEEAGLMGSNYCASNPLFDLKKVKLMVNLDILGTGDDGIMVVNATEQKKHFDKLVQINKKRKLLPQVKARGPSCNSDHCPFVKRGVPAIFIYTMGGITAYHDVFDRPETLPLTKFPEVYALLKEFITRTK from the coding sequence GTGATCCGAACTTGGTTGATCTGTGTAGTTGTCAGCACAACGGTCGTCAATGCGCAACCGCGTTCAGAAGTTCTGGCGAATGCACGGCATGTGGTTGATGCGCTCACTGACCCGGTCTTTCATGGCAGAGGTTACGTTTCGAATGGCGACGGACTCGCATCAACATGGATCGCCAAAGAATATGCGCGCATCGGTTTGGGCATGTTCGGAACAGGCTATCAGCAACCCTTCGAATTCAATGTCAATAGTTTCCCGGATACGGTGAAAGTTGCCGTTGATGGTGTTCGACTTGTTTCCGGAGTTAATCTCATTGTTGACCCAGCGAGTGGAAAGGCATCGGGAAAATTCGATCTCGTTCATTACACGTTGGAAGAATTGGATGACGCAGCACAGAGCGATGCATTACTTGAGGCGATCACCGGTCGAGCGGTATGCCTTCGCTTTGCATCGACCAAGAATGCAGATACGTTGCGCATGCAGGCGGAATGGAAAGCCGAGTTGATGCAAATTTGCCCGGTGATCGTGCCTGTTGAAGGCAAGTTGACATGGAGTGTTGCGCAGGAAGAACGTACGTTTCCGCTGATCGAAATAAAGGCCGCGAAGATCTTGAGTACAACCAAAAGCATTGAGCTAGCGATCACGAATAAATTCCTGTTAGCCCACAAAGCGGAGAACGTGCTCGGTATCATCAAGGGAACAAGCGATGAATGGATCATCATCTCGGCACATTACGATCACCTCGGTGAAATGGGACCGGATGCGCTGTTTCCTGGCGCGAATGACAATGCCAGTGGAGTTGCCATGTTGCTCGGTCTGGCGGAATGGTTCAAAGCGCACCCACCTGAACACAACCTGCTGTTCATCGCGTTTGCAGGCGAAGAGGCCGGGCTGATGGGCAGCAACTATTGCGCGAGCAACCCGTTGTTCGATCTTAAGAAAGTGAAGTTGATGGTGAACTTGGATATACTCGGCACAGGCGATGACGGCATCATGGTGGTGAACGCGACTGAACAAAAAAAGCATTTTGATAAGCTCGTCCAGATCAACAAGAAAAGGAAGTTACTTCCGCAGGTGAAAGCGCGCGGACCTTCCTGCAATAGTGATCATTGCCCATTCGTGAAGCGCGGCGTGCCAGCCATATTCATCTACACCATGGGCGGCATAACAGCGTACCACGATGTCTTCGACAGACCCGAAACATTGCCACTAACCAAGTTTCCTGAAGTGTATGCATTGCTCAAGGAATTCATAACCCGCACGAAGTGA